The following nucleotide sequence is from Hirundo rustica isolate bHirRus1 chromosome 24, bHirRus1.pri.v3, whole genome shotgun sequence.
aagggggggaaggggagcagggctgcacccCAGAGCCCGGGCGTGGCACAGAGGGaccccagagcccaggggacgCATCCACCATGTGCCATCTCCTCCCAGATGCACTTTTTATCCCCAAAATCGCTGCAGGACCCCCCAGGCCCCCCCAGATCctcagctcagctgcacagcagcagcagcagcagcagcaccgccCACGCCCcgctccttcctcctgcttATCTCCGAGGAGTtttggttatttatttatttgtttgtttaatgtttttcttcctcttaacCCCTCCAACCTCTGCCTTTCTCCCCGAGGGGTTTGGCAGctcgggaggagctggagcagggcagaggtggctgcggtgccctggcagggctccctgtgccctggaCTCCCCGGGATTGGGAATTTTCGGGATGCCaggtggcaggagcaggcaggaatgCTGATGGCTTTCCCAGGCAGCTgatgtttctcttttcccttttttaaatttttttttcttttttttttcttttttttcttttttttttttttttttttttttttgttcatattttagATGCTTTGCAGACACAAACAGCCCGTTTGGGAGGGCAGCTCCAGGCCGTGACCTTCCCGGAGCCTGGGAATACTGCGGGATCCAGGAGGGGCAGTTCCTCATTAATCAACCTCTACATACAATTAATTTACCCTGCACGGGTTTATGTTTGTCCTATATGGATTTGCATTTGTCCTATAGGGATTTTAATTGTCCTATAGGGATTTATATTTGTCCGATAGGAATTTTATTTGTCCCATATGGATTTGCATTTGTCTtacatggatttatttttcctagcTGGATTTATTTGTCCTACAGAGATTTAAATGGAAGCACTGCAGGCCTTGGAAAACAGGGATTTGGGCTCCAAGCATTGGAATGCTGtagttttcctgctgctccttgcacagccgcaggcagcacctggaggcCTTTGTCCTGGAGGGGAGAGGCAGCTGAGACCTGAAATCATGGAGCAATTCCCCCTGGAAAACATCCCGGAGCTTCCCGGGGTCCTGCAAGGGACAGGGAGGTGCTGCCACATCCcatccagggctggagctcagggCTCAGCAGGGATCAGCATCCCAATCCCGCTGGGATGGGATCAGCATCCCaatcctgctgggatgggatcagcATCCCAATCCCGCTGGGATGGGATCAGCATCCCAATCctcatgggatgggatcagcaTCCCaatcctgctgggatgggatcagcATCCCAATCCTGCTGGGGTGGGATCAGCATCCCAATCCTCATGGGATGAGATCAGCATCCCagtcctgctgggatgggatcagcATCCCaatcctgctgggatgggatcagcATCCCAATCCCGCTGGGATGGGATCAGCATCCCTGTAGAACCCCCACAGCCCCGTCACAGCCACATCCCGGCCCAGGAAGGGAACTGTGACCCCAGCTGGGACTCGGTGGCCTCTGCCGCTCCCTCCCGTCCTCCCGGCGGGATTTGTCCCAGGATAATCCCGGGCTGACTCCTGTGGAAAGCTCAGAGCTCCCAGATGTGTTTGGCTGCGTATCCATGGAGGTGTCAGAGCAGTCCAGGGACAGGCGGGAACGTCGGGATGAGGAAACGCTTCAGagtttccagccctgctccaaaTTAATCCCTTAACCTTTTCCAAGCCCTTTTTTTCCAGTGGCTGCGAGGAGCCCTGACCCTCCTTGAGCCGAgccagcctctccctgcacagcctggaggAGTTAGGGAATTTAGGGAATTGAGGGGATTTAGGGAATCCAGGTCCTTGGATTtgcagggaaggggatggagcCCACATGCTGCGGCCAGAGGGGATCCAGAGGCacttccctggggctgggaatcTGGGATGGGCTGCAAGGATTCCATGGGGCTGGGAACTGTCAGGACCGAGCAGACCCAGAAACACCAGGCAGGAATCACACGAGATTCCAACCCTGGAATTACAGCAGGATGGGGAAAACGCTGCCCCAGCATTTCCCGGCATTTCCCAGCATTTCCCGGCACTTCCCGGCATTTCGCACCGGGGACGGGAAGGGGCAGCGCGGGATCTGCTGTCCCTCCCTCAGCTCGCCCCGTGCCAGGGGAGCTGCGCAGCCCCTCCCATGGGAATCTGGCGATTCCAGGAGCTCCGGGAGCGCCCGGCGCTGCCAGGCGGACGCGGGGCCGGAGCAGCCCCGGTCAGAGTTTCCAGCGGCGCTCGCTCGGCTGTTGCTCCGTCTCCGGGTGACCGAGTCCCTCCAGATTCCCTCAAATCTCCATCCAAGAATGTTGTTTGGGCTGAAGAATGCGCGGCTGGGAcgggaaaagggagaagggagaaggggggCTCGGGGTCGGGGCAGGGTTGGCTCGGCTCCCCCCCGCTGACCTTCAGCTGCTGGACAGATGTGGGGCCGGCTCCCCACGCCCCAAAGGGATCCCGTGATCCCTGAATCCCTCGGGATTCCCCTTCCCggcccctcctcctgctctggggagaTGGCCAGGGCgatggggatgcagggatggaacCCCGAGGGGCCCTGCAGAGACCAGAGCTCGCTCTCCAGGGAATGCCTGGAGCAAGAGgagcaagaggaggaggaggaggaggaggaggaggaggaggaagaagaggaaaatgaggaTTCCCTGCATGAGCAAAGCAGAGCCCCAGAAATCTCCCCACATTTCACAAAGCCTGGAAAGAGCCAGgaccagcaggaaaaggaatttcagGTTGGAAACATCCAGGAAAACCACCCAGACCTGGGAGCCaccagctccaggcactggaaatTCCAGAGCCTTTGGCTCTAGCCCAAGCCTCGGAGCACAGAAGGGCCCGGGGTCGTGGTTTCACTGCTCCCTCCCCACTCAGGCGATCCCAAACCTTTCTCCACACCTGCCTGAGCAAGGCTGGAAGTGCCAATGGATTCCTTGGCTCCTATTTGGGAATCCTGACGCTGGAATCTCGTAAAAGAGGAGCTGGGACCTTCAAACCCTCAGGGATTGGACCCTGGACCTTGTCCCTAAAGGAGAAGTTCCAGGGGGAACACACATGGAGCTGGTGGCTCCCTCCCGGGATAGGGACAGCAGCGAAAAACAGCAGGAGTGGGAGGATAAAGCAGCAAGGCTGAAACTCCTTGGAAGCGTGGAAGGAGCAGAAATTTCCATGAGTAAAAaacccagggagctgctgaaggagccGAGTCTGACAGTGGCTGTGGCTGGATGCTCCGGGTGGGTTTAATCCTCCCTCCATCCAGGCGGGATTCAGCCTCGGCTGGAGCGCAGGgaaatgtttttgttgctttgttttgttgggaAGCATCCAGTCCCCGCATCCCGATAAATCCCTGTCCACCCGTGGGGAAGCTCCCAGCTCCCGGGACTGGCGGATTAAAGGCAAGGCCGGGCCAGGTTTGGTGCTTCCAGATATGAAACTCCAAAGGATTTGAtcaaaacagctggaaaaaatccATCCAAAACAATCCCCGCTCCATTCGGGTtagaaaaccaaagcaaaccagGCACGGATGAGATGCAGACCGGGATCCTGGAATGACCACTCCGGATGGGATTGCGCAGTGATAAAGGACTGTGGGATTCCAGGAATCCAGGAcagcacattcccagctcctctcaccAGCTCCAGGCCTCCTctgggcagccagcagcagggaattggtgttttttgggggggaaagaTGTGGAAAATGTTCATGGAAGCCACTTGGGAAGCGCGAGGAGCTGGGATGAGAGGAGCGGGAGCCATGAGGTTCTGTCAGCACCCTCCTCGTGCCAAGGGAGCCCTGCCAGGAACTTCGGGACGTGGGGGATAACTGGAGCATGAGATTCCAGGCCTGGAtggagaaaaaaggggaaaagcctCACGGGGTTCTTCAGATGGAAAACTCTCACCTCCCTGAGATAATCCCGGTCCGGTTGGGATGAGGTTGGACAGAGACTCCTGGATTCTGGGGGAGCACACGGACTGAGCTCCAGCACGCGGATATTCCCTGGTTTGGCTGGGAAAGGGGATGTGACCCCAGGGATGGCACCgtctgctgcaggaagggctcCTCAGCATTCCCAGAGCACCACTGGCAGCCACCACAGAGGGTTCCTCCTCCAAAGGGAGCAAATTCCGGATCCTCGAAGCTTCCAGAACCTGGGGAGGCTGGATTCCTTATCCATCCTAGCTGGGGCTGtcttattttccagaaaaagctCCAGGCCCTGAAATCCTTGGACCTGCTGGCCAGAGAtgctccaacagcagcagatgGTCCTGGCCGCCACTGCCCTCACACCAATTTCCTGGGAATTCAGCTCCCTGGGAGTGGGAtcccacccctccatcctctccaTCATCCcaaagcctccagcccctcccttcCACGTGGgatcccttctccagctgccacCACAACGCTCAGAGGGGATAAAAGATTCTCCCATCCCCTTTCCCTGGggttttcctccctttcccggTCATTTTTCCCCACTTTCTCCACATCCTCCCTCGCTGCAGACGGGCTGTGCTTTCCAGGCACATTTCCCCTCCCAAATATTCAGGATTTCTGGCCGAGTCCCCGGTGTACAGCGTGTCCCTCCAAGCCCGGCCGCCGAGCTCccctcacctccctgctcctcctcatcccGGCGGGAACGCTCAGGATCCCTGCAGGGCTCCCCCTGCGAGGATATTTTGGCTGGGAATTTTCTATGGAAAACAAGGAGCCCAGAGGGGGAGCTGGCACCTGCTGAGCTCCGCTAAGTAATTCCAGGCCCCTGGGAGGATCCGGGAGCgcggctggagctgggcaggggacGCTCGgggctcctctcctctccttgcGGGAGGAAATGCTTGGAGAGGCCGGGATGAGCCGGCTCCAAAGTGCTCAGGGAGCCAGGACGggggtgaggggacagggacggggggGGCTGTGACAGCTTTGCAGGGTCCCCCAGGTGCACTGGGATGGGCCTTGGGACACTGGGATGAGCTTTGGGATGAGCCCCAAAACCTCCTCCCAACCATGGATCACCCTCAGGACATGCTCCCTGTCCTTATCCCCCCATTCCCATCTGGCTGAGCCTCGGGGGGATGGATGAAAGCCCCCCAATCTCGCGGGATGGATGAGACCCCCCAGTCCCGGGGGATGGATGAGACCCCCCAATCCCATGTGGATTTTCCCAGCCTGCAGAagtgccagcctggcagccccGTGCTGCCAAATTCAAAGACAAATTCCCGCTGTCACAGTGGCCCCTTTGCTAGggaatttatttactttggATGCTGCCGCCTTATCGTTCATGGAAATGTTTATCCCAAATATTTAACGGCAGCACTGCACAAACCGAGGCTTCCTGGGGAGCAGTCAGAGCAGGGCCGACGTCTCCCCTCCTGGTGGTGTCAAAATTCGGGataattccttgttttttccCGAAGAATCCCAACCTCAGCACCTCCAAAACCCGATAGTCTCTAATCTGGCCAGAGGCCTCCTCACGGCTCCCTGATGAGAAACGCAGGAGAGCCCTGAAAAACAACATCCCAATCCCGCTAAATCGTTAAACAGAGGGAGCCTGCAAAGTGCCAACACTCCTGAGAGAAAAGacgggagagagagagagagagagagagagggagagggaggaaagaaatcGCAGGTTATTTATATCGCCCGGCAGCACCAGGGGCTCTCCAGTCTCTCCTGCAAGGCTGCGGCTGGGAGGTCACTCCCCGAAACCCCGCCGAGCCCGTGCCCCGCCAGCGCAGGATTTGCTCCGGGATCTGGGGCGGGCACCCGGCGCTGCGGCTCGGGAGCCACCCTCCCATGCTGCCGGTGCCACGGCACAGCCCGCAGCAGCCTTCGCACGGGAGGAGCGCGCCTCGGTGAGTCCGGCTCGCCGCTTCCAGGGAGTTgcttggggtgggtttttttattatttatttggttgggtttttttctctctctctgaagcCCGATTCCCATCCCTGCGCCCCGGCGCGGCCGCTGCCGCGGGAAGCGCATGGCAGCGCcaggggtggcacagctggagagaCGGAGCTGCGGGGGAGGCgcttcccctcctgcccgcTGCTCCTGGAGCCCGCTTCCCTTCCCACCCGTTTTTCCTGATGCCCATCTCCTTTCCCACCCGCTGCTCCTGATGCCCACCTCTCCCGCTGCCCAATTCTCCCgctgctcctctctcctgcccacTTCTCCTGATGCCGTCTCCCTTGCCAAACACTTTTCCTGCCgcccctctctcctcctgcccgttttcctgatgtccttctccctcccctcttttcctgctgctcctctcccatctcccacctctctccccatcccacatCTCCTCTTGTCCATCTCCCCTCCCGCCCCTCTGCCACTTCCATGCCCACTTCTCTGGGATCTGGGCACCTTCCCCGATGTCCATTTGGACTGGGCAGTGtcccccaccccatcccaccccaccccaccccatcccaccccaccccaccccatcccaccccatcccatcccatcccatcccatcccatcccatcccatcccatcccaccccatcccatcccatcccatcccttggGAAATGGGCATTGGTTCCACTGGGGTGACCCCATGGATGACCACAATCCTCGCCCCAAATCCTTGGAATGAGGAGCTGACCcggctgcagcccctggcacaggacagggacaccgggagggagcagggacaccagggCCAGATCCCACCCCAGACCCGGGTCAGGAGGAGCACCCCACAAACAACGAGGGCACAGCGGGGTCTGCCAGGGACAGATTTTGGGGTCACCCGTGGGTTGGAGGGGGCACTGGGAAAGGTGGGGGGACACCAGGGATGGGTTCTGGCCACAGGGATGGGGTTTTGCCCCCAAGGATGGGGTTTTGCCCCAAGGATGGGGGGTTTGCCCTCAGCAAtgggatttttccctcagggaTGGGATTTTTCCCCCAGGCACGGGGGTTTTGCCCCAAAGGGGCCCCCAAGAAGGGGCTGCCAAGAgggtggaggagctgcaggctctggtattgagagcaggcacagagccctggagcaggagcaggaggaggaggagaaactCCTCTGCCCCTGCCAAGCTCTCCGTGGCACTCAGCATCCCTCAGGATCCCATCCTGAGCACACAGAGAGGCAAGCAGGGAAAACAGGAGACTCCCAGGCCCTGCCAAGCCTGCCTCAagctctcctttctcctgtgCCAGGGTGGCAGGGCACCCTGAGCGCGCCAGGCCAGgaatcccctccctgccgcaggctggggacacggcCGGGGGTCCCCAGGGGACCCAGGGCCACCCCTGGCACGGCAGAAAGGGGACGCTGGTCCCTGCCGGTCCCTGccggagcagagctggcagtgacAACCTCCCAGCCACGTAGGATCCTCTCCCGCTCCCAGCAGTGAAattcctggagggatttcaaactgcctggctgcaggaacaccCCGTGCGCTCATTTATCCCGGGATGAGGAGTCAGGATGACTCCAGAGCTGGAATCCTCCCGCTGCAGCCCCACCTGGGCACGGCAGGGGATCAGGGATGGCTTcgcctccttccctgccctcctctggatcCATCGCCAGGAGATGTCCCCTCTCCTCAGCCACACCGGGGGTGCTGCCCCTTCTCGTGCCTGGCGTAAATGGAAGCGGTTTCATCTCCAAAATCAGGCAGAGTTTGTTTACCGGGATCTGCATCCTGAGTTTCtttgggggaagggagagctgGATGAAACCCACAGCGATTCCTGTCACCAGCGAGTGGAGCATAAATAGCTCCTTCAAAAGGCGCCTCGAGCTCCTTCAAAAGATGCTTCAAACTCCTTCAAAAGATGCCTCAAGCTCCCAAAATCATCCTGATCTGGCAGCTTCCCCTTTCAGCCAGAAAATTCAAATCTCTTCTCCAAGGGAATCCaaattccttctcctccttcccatgCAGAGCCAACCCCGGGCACCTCGCGTGACCTCGCACGCACCCGTGTGTCCCCAGCCTCCATCCTCCGCCCAGAAATTGTGATGGAATTAGCCAGAAATCAGGATTTCACAAGCAAATCTCCACTGGTTTCTCCCAAACCTCCACTAGGATGGAGGTTCCTCCGAAATCCCCACCAGGGAGGGAGGTTTCTCCCAGATTTCCACTGggatggagatttttttcccaaatctcCACTGGTTTTTCCCGAATCTCCACCGGGCTGGAGTTTTCCCCCAGGTGAAAAGGGGAAAGATCAGATAACCGCACACAGAAGTCTCCACAGGCGGGGATTTTTTGGGTGGGATTCCCccatctcctgcttctcccGCTGTGCCACCCCCGCCTCCGCCCGCCACGCCCCCAGCCCGCTCCCCAGCTCATCCTCGGCTCCGTCCCCTCGCAGGTCCCTCCAGCGCCATGCCTTGGGCCACCACCCTCACGCTCATCCTGGCCGGGCTCTGCGCGTCCTCCCTGGGCCAGTACAACGAGGAGGAGGACCTGGCGTGGCTCCAGTACTACCTGCGGCAGTCCCGCGTCTCCTCCTACAACTACGTGCCCTACTACGAGGAGGAGAGCCCCGCGTACGCCTACTCCTACCCCTCTGCCACCGACACCgagcccgagcccgagcccgaGCCGCAGCAGGCCACGCCCTGGCGGTGTCCCCAGGAGTGTGACTGTCCCCCCAACTTCTCCTCGGCCATGTACTGCGACACCCGCAACCTGCGGTACCTCCCGTTCGTGCCGTCGCGCATGAAGTACGTCTACTTCCAGAACAACCTCATCACCTCCATCCAGGAGGGAGCCTTCGACAACGCCACGGAGCTGGAGTGGCTGGCGCTGCACAACAACCAGATCGGCAGCGAGAAGATGGGCAGGAGGGTTTTCGGGAAGCTGCGGCGCCTGGAGAGGCTCTACATGAACAACAACAACCTGACCAGGCTGCCCAGCCCGCTGCCGCGCTCCCTGCGCGAGCTCCACCTCTCCTACAACCACATCTCCAAGGTGCCTTCCAAcgccctggaggggctggagaacCTCACGGCGCTCTACCTCAGCCACAACTTCATCTTCGAGATGGGCGCGTCCCTCAAGGGGCTCAAGTCGTTGATCCTGGCCGACCTGAGCTACAACAACCTCCGGAAGGTGCCGGACGGGCTCCCGGcgtccctggagcagctctacCTGGAGTACAACTACATCAACGCCATCCCCGACGATTACTTCCAGGTGTCCCCCCGGCTGCTCTACGTGAGGATGTCCCACAACAGCCTGACCAACCAGGggctctccagcagcaccttcaacagcagcagcatcctggagCTGGACCTCTCCTACAACCGGCTCCAGAAGATCCCGCGGGTCAGCACCAACCTGGAGAACCTCTACCTGCAGGGGAACCAGATCAACGGTGAGCGGGGCTGGGGAGACGGGGCGGAAACGGCCTGGGGAGGTGCTTtgagcaggaatttgggatttgTGAGGAAtcccagcagccctgagcaaggCAGGGGTGGGAGCTGTGGTGTCTCAGCCCGGAGCGCTCCTGGGGGATCCCTGTGCCGGGTTCTGGGGGGGTTCTCAGGAGCCTGAGCGTCTCCTGGGGTTGGAGATGGTGGAAATCAGGGGATGAACCCCGCGGgaggggtctgtggggtcaggAGGGGTCACAGCAGTGGGCAGAGCCACGCCAGGGACACAGAACAgcccgggcagtgccagcacaggggacagggcacagggcacaggggacagggcacagggcacagggcacaggggacaggggacagggcacagggcacaggggacagggcacagggcacagggacattccccagggcacaggggacaggggacagggacattccgcagtgcccagggccagcacagggcacagagaCATTCCGCAGgggccagggcacagggacgTTCCCCAGAGTccagggccagcacagcccctctgtcccccccacagccccatccatgtccccaaagccccccaggtgtcccagcctgcagctgagGGATTTGTCCTTCCCTTTGGAGCTCTGAGTGCTCCGATCCCGATCTCCTGCCAGGCCCGACGTTCCCTCCCCTCCgtacacaaataaataaagggaaCAGATTGTTCTGGGGCTGCTCTATTTATAAAAACGGGCTGGAAAAATAAACCCCCGAGCAAAAGCTCCTGGAAAAAAGCGCCCTTGCTCCCCTCACTGCCAGGCgctgagggcagggctgggctggaatcgagaggtgggaatgggaacgggaatgggaatgggaatgggaatgggaatgggaatgggaatgggaatgggaagggaATAGGGATGGGAGTGgaaatgggagtgggaatggggatgggaatagggatgggagtgggaatgggagtgggagtgggagtggggaTGTGTCAGCGCAGCCATCAGCTGTTGCAGGGAAAACACAGAACCCCGCAGCAGGGagtgccagcagcacagacacgGGAACAGATTCCCAAATGTTTGCTTTCCAAAGCCGGAGCTGCCGCCGTCTGCCCACAAACGCCGcgctctgcctcctcctcctcctcctcctcctctgcggGTCCTGCTGACCTTCACAGctcccccaggagcagggatgcgGCTCCGAGCCCTTTGGAGCATCCAAACCGCGGTCGTGTCCCCGTCCCCCACCGAGGGTCCCCTCTGTGGGCGcagcccccccaaatcccagcgtggccttttccagcagcagcccggcccggagctctgctgccctctAGGCTCAAATCCTGCacgaaaaaaaaccccaaaatgtatTTTGGAGTTTGTTCCACCTCCCGCTTCCagactgggctgggctggaatttccctgcctggagctggcagcagaggagcgGAGAGGGGAcggctgggatggggacagggacatccctgCCCCTGGACGCGCTGCCCGGGGTCCCACGGGGGCTCAGGGGAtggaggctgcagcacaggaagcCTCCAAAAGAGGTTGGAAAGGAAAACCCTGTTGGAAAGCAACACTTTCTCTCCGACTCCACCCTCCGAGCGCTCCATCCAGGCTCGGCAGGGAAGCTCCCAAACCCTCGGACAGGCACAAACCCTCTCGCTCTTCCTGGCTGCCTCCAGGAGCGCCAGGAATCCTTTTAGCTCCAGGGGTTGAGTCCGAATCCGCAGGAAAAATCAGCGAATTTGGGCTGCtcccatttcttttcccctgccCGCCTCAACATGAAGCAGCTCTCGGAGGTGGATCCCTCGGACAGAGCATTTCCCACTAAAAATCAGCCCTTTGGGGAAGGCCGTGGGGGGATTCAGCTCcgtctcctctccttcccagagTTCTCCATCAGCAGTTTCTGCTCCGTGGTGGATGTCATGAACTACTCCCGGCTCCAGGTGCTGCGGCTCGACGGCAACGAGATCAAGCGGAACGCGGTGCCCCCGGACGCGCCGCTGTGCCTGCGCCGGGCCACCGTCATCGAGATCTGAGCCGGGCCTGCCGCCCTCAGGACTTGTGTCCCCGCTCCCAGGGAGTCCCCTCGCTCCCGCTTTCCCATCCCACTCGGCTTTGCAGCAGTGCAatcccagggcacagggcacgCTCCCACGTGCGCCCGGTGTGCCCTGAATTCTCCTTCTGCGCCCAGATCGCAGCTCTGATCCCTCTCTGACCCCCCCACAAAGGCCGTGCCCGTCGTCACCTCCTCCCCGGCCTGGggagggacacagcagggatggggctcaTCCCACCTTGGAAATCGGGAAatccccatcccaatccccAACCGGATCTGAACCCCCTGGGCTCAGCTGGAAGGAGCATCCAAGGGgttgggagctgcaggagccaagGGTTAAAGATCTCCAGGCTGGAGGATCCCCCAGTGTGGGATGGGGAGCAGCAAACCCgccccttccctttcttttttccccccttttccatCAACCTGCTCCAGAGTTACTGGAGAGAAGCCCCAAAGGAGAGAAACCCACCCTGGGTTCCGAGGGAAACCCCCGAGGAACAGCCTGGGCATGGGAGGGGccccacctcttcctcctgacCCCCTGGATCCAGGC
It contains:
- the FMOD gene encoding fibromodulin, which gives rise to MPWATTLTLILAGLCASSLGQYNEEEDLAWLQYYLRQSRVSSYNYVPYYEEESPAYAYSYPSATDTEPEPEPEPQQATPWRCPQECDCPPNFSSAMYCDTRNLRYLPFVPSRMKYVYFQNNLITSIQEGAFDNATELEWLALHNNQIGSEKMGRRVFGKLRRLERLYMNNNNLTRLPSPLPRSLRELHLSYNHISKVPSNALEGLENLTALYLSHNFIFEMGASLKGLKSLILADLSYNNLRKVPDGLPASLEQLYLEYNYINAIPDDYFQVSPRLLYVRMSHNSLTNQGLSSSTFNSSSILELDLSYNRLQKIPRVSTNLENLYLQGNQINEFSISSFCSVVDVMNYSRLQVLRLDGNEIKRNAVPPDAPLCLRRATVIEI